The proteins below come from a single Chitinophaga pinensis DSM 2588 genomic window:
- a CDS encoding methyltransferase domain-containing protein yields MRRNSRKFASHQYDRPMKLLSESALITSAIVANNRMNRERNASGVNSYEQEFKFKPEAWLAAYIQQYGHVKWLDICCGQGKALIQAAGQLAKNQLQDKAALSGMDLIDGFWSVPDGVNCLSFAIQSAVSWEPATPYDLITCVHGLHYMGDKLHVLSKIFAAISENGVFYGNFDVNSVIITGAGKDHLKKIFRQNDIQYNARTKVLYCKGPRAVTFGREYVGADDQAGPNYTGQEAVTSYYN; encoded by the coding sequence ATGCGTAGAAATAGTCGGAAATTTGCTTCGCATCAGTACGATAGACCCATGAAACTGTTATCTGAATCAGCGTTAATAACATCTGCCATAGTGGCGAATAACCGTATGAACCGGGAGCGCAATGCCAGTGGCGTCAATAGTTATGAACAGGAGTTTAAGTTCAAACCGGAAGCATGGCTGGCGGCATACATTCAGCAATATGGCCATGTAAAATGGCTGGACATCTGCTGTGGTCAGGGGAAAGCGTTGATACAGGCGGCTGGTCAGCTGGCGAAGAACCAGTTACAGGACAAGGCGGCGTTAAGTGGTATGGATCTTATTGATGGGTTCTGGTCCGTACCTGACGGTGTTAACTGTTTGTCTTTTGCTATACAATCGGCTGTCAGCTGGGAACCCGCAACACCATACGATCTCATCACCTGTGTGCATGGCCTGCACTATATGGGTGATAAACTGCACGTGTTATCAAAGATATTTGCAGCTATCAGCGAAAACGGTGTGTTCTATGGTAACTTTGATGTGAATAGCGTGATCATCACCGGTGCCGGCAAAGATCATCTGAAAAAGATCTTCCGGCAAAATGATATACAATACAATGCCAGAACGAAAGTCTTGTACTGTAAAGGGCCAAGGGCAGTCACCTTCGGAAGGGAATACGTGGGAGCTGATGACCAGGCCGGACCTAATTATACTGGTCAGGAAGCTGTTACTTCTTATTATAACTGA